One part of the Vicia villosa cultivar HV-30 ecotype Madison, WI linkage group LG6, Vvil1.0, whole genome shotgun sequence genome encodes these proteins:
- the LOC131611982 gene encoding soyasapogenol B glucuronide galactosyltransferase-like, with protein sequence MESQSQKLNVTFLPYLTPGHMNPMIDTARLFAKHGVNVTIITTQANALLFKKAIDSDLLSGYSIKTSVIQFPSSQVGLPDGVENVKDGTSLEMLGKISQGISMLKDQIEILFQDLQPDCIVSDMFYPWTVESAAKLGVPRIYYYSSSYFSSCCAHFIRKYKPHENLVSDSQLFSIPGIPHNVKITSLQLEEWFKTRNAFSDFLNIIYESESKSYGTLYNSFHELESDYEQLYKRTLGIKVWSAGPVSTWINKDEGNIPVESELLNWLNSKPNDSVLYVSFGSLTRLCYAQIIEIAHGLENSGHNFIWVVRKKDGDKDKDGFLHDFEERMKESQKGYIIWNWAPQLVILDHPATGGIVTHCGWNSILESLSVGLPMITWPMFAEQFYNEKLLVDVLKIGVSVGSKVNKFWTTGEDEKVKQEEIAKAVTVLMGGEEESIEMRRRARKLGDAAKKSIEEGGSSYNNLMQLIDELKSLKISRGIEKTN encoded by the coding sequence ATGGAATCACAATCCCAAAAACTCAATGTTACTTTTTTACCATATCTAACTCCTGGCCATATGAACCCAATGATTGACACAGCGAGATTATTTGCAAAACATGGTGTTAATGTCACCATTATCACTACACAAGCCAATGCCTTGTTATTCAAGAAAGCCATAGACAGTGACTTGTTGTCTGGATATTCAATCAAAACTTCTGTGATTCAGTTTCCTTCATCTCAAGTTGGTCTCCCAGACGGCGTTGAAAACGTCAAAGACGGCACTTCCTTAGAAATGCTTGGTAAAATCAGTCAAGGAATTTCAATGCTCAAAGatcaaattgaaattttgtttCAAGATCTTCAACCAGATTGTATAGTCTCAGACATGTTTTATCCTTGGACAGTTGAATCCGCTGCAAAACTCGGCGTTCCAAGGATTTACTATTACAGCTCAAGCTACTTCTCTAGTTGTTGTGCTCATTTTATCAGAAAGTATAAGCCTCATGAGAATTTAGTTTCTGATTCTCAATTATTTTCAATTCCTGGAATTCCACATAACGTTAAGATTACCTCTCTGCAGTTAGAAGAGTGGTTTAAAACTAGAAATGCATTCTcagattttttaaatataatatatgaatCAGAAAGCAAAAGCTATGGAACACTGTATAATAGCTTTCATGAACTTGAAAGTGATTATGAGCAACTTTACAAGAGAACACTAGGAATCAAAGTATGGAGTGCAGGACCAGTTTCAACATGGATCAACAAGGATGAAGGAAACATTCCTGTAGAGTCAgaattgttgaattggcttaacTCTAAGCCAAATGATTCTGTCTTGTATGTAAGTTTTGGAAGTTTGACAAGGCTTTGTTATGCTCAGATTATTGAGATAGCTCATGGGCTTGAAAATTCAGGTCATAATTTCATCTGGGTTGTGAGGAAAAAAGATGGAGATAAAGATAAAGACGGGTTTCTTCATGATTTTGAGGAAAGGATGAAGGAAAGCCAAAAGGGATATATCATATGGAATTGGGCACCACAGCTTGTGATATTGGATCACCCTGCAACAGGAGGGATAGTGACTCACTGTGGTTGGAACTCAATTCTTGAAAGCTTGAGTGTTGGTTTGCCAATGATCACATGGCCAATGTTCGCCGAGCAGTTTTACAATGAGAAGTTGCTTGTTGATGTTTTGAAGATAGGTGTTTCTGTTGGATCAAAAGTGAACAAGTTTTGGACTACTGGTGAGGATGAAAAGGTGAAACAAGAAGAGATTGCAAAGGCTGTGACAGTGTTGATgggaggtgaagaagagagcatTGAAATGAGGAGGAGAGCAAGAAAACTTGGTGATGCAGCAAAGAAGAGTATAGAGGAGGGTGGATCCTCTTACAACAACTTGATGCAGTTGATAGATGAGCTAAAATCATTGAAGATATCAAGAGGGATTGAGAAAACAAACTGA
- the LOC131609434 gene encoding CASP-like protein 4B1 yields MSNIQEEDSSPPRIHIQTPPTAPEVTDREKPPPQTGGIGAILKRWKREDLIKRGSLGLRGIALLFSLICFIVMASNKHGDWRDFDKYEEYRYVLAIAILSSLYTGAQVFRQIHELSTGKQLIKPSVATIIDFFGDQIMAYFLISSASSAIPMTNRMREGADNIFTDASSTAISMSIFAFLCLAASALISGYKLSAQSYI; encoded by the exons ATGTCCAACATCCAAGAAGAAGATTCGTCTCCCCCGAGGATACACATTCAGACTCCACCAACAGCGCCAGAGGTGACTGATCGGGAAAAGCCGCCGCCGCAGACCGGAGGAATAGGAGCCATATTGAAGAGGTGGAAGAGGGAAGACTTGATAAAGAGAGGATCGTTGGGATTGAGAGGGATCGCTTTGCTTTTCTCTCTGATTTGTTTCATTGTAATGGCTAGCAACAAACATGGCGATTGGAGGGATTTCGATAAATATGAAGAGTATAG GTATGTGCTGGCAATTGCGATTTTGTCGAGTTTGTACACTGGAGCTCAAGTTTTTCGTCAAATTCACGAACTTTCTACTGGAAAACAATTGATTAAACCAAGTGTGGCAACTATCATTGATTTTTTTGGTGATCAG ATAATGGCATATTTTTTGATATCATCAGCATCTTCAGCAATTCCGATGACAAATAGAATGAGGGAAGGTGCAGACAATATATTCACAGACGCTTCATCTACAGCCATTAGCATGTCGATTTTCGCCTTCTTGTGTTTGGCCGCATCTGCTCTCATATCTGGATACAAACTATCAGCTCAGTCCTATATCTGA
- the LOC131614243 gene encoding uncharacterized protein LOC131614243, with translation MANGGFPFQMPMLTKNNYDNWSIKMKALLGSQDVWDVVEKGFKEQDEASLSQDTFEKISNATTAKEAWDKLQTCNKGVEQVKKIRLQTLRGDFERLFMEESESISDNFSRVLAVVNQLKRNGEDVDDVKVMEKILRTLNPSFDFIVINIEENKDLKTMTIEQLMGSLQAYEEKQKRKTKQKEAIEKLLQLNIKEANYVNYKSQRGRGRGQDRGQDRGRGRGLGEEERGGYKNYSNNFNNGERSWNPQATRGRGRGNSWSRYEKSQIKCFNCNKIGHYASECRFLKKVEEKANFVEEKGGEEETLLLAC, from the exons ATGGCGAATGGAGGTTTCCCTTTTCAAATGCCGATGCTCACAAAGAACAACTATGATAATTGGAGTATCAAGATGAAGGCGCTACTAGGATCTCAAGATGTGTGGGATGTCGTTGAGAAAGGCTTCAAGGAGCAAGATGAAGCCTCACTAAGTCAAG ATACTTTTGAGAAGATATCCAACGCAACGACGGCCAAAGAAGCATGGGACAAGCTTCAAACTTGCAACAAAGGAGTTGAGCAGGTAAAAAAGATTCGTCTTCAAACTCTTAGAGGTGACTTTGAACGTTTGTTTATGGAGGAGTCCGAGTCAATTTCTGATAATTTTTCTCGAGTATTAGCCGTAGTCAATCAActtaaaagaaatggtgaagatgttgatgatgtGAAAGTCATGGAGAAAATACTTCGCACTTTAAATCCGAGTTTTGACTTCATTGTTATCAACATTGAAGAAAATAAGGATTTAAAGACCATGACCATTGAGCAACTCATGGGTTCCTTACAAGCAtatgaagaaaaacaaaagagaaaaactaAACAAAAGGAGGCTATAGAGAAACTACTACAACTCAACATAAAGGAAGCAAACTATGTAAACTACAAGAGCCAAAGAGGACGAGGTCGTGGCCAAGATCGTGGCCAAGATCGTGGACGTGGACGAGGACTTGGAGAAGAAGAAAGAGGAGGTTACAAAAACTACTCTAACAACTTCAACAATGGAGAAAGAAGTTGGAATCCACAAGCGACAAGAGGTCGTGGAAGAGGAAATTCATGGTCGAGGTACGAAAAATCACAAATCAAGTGCTTCAACTGCAACAAGATTGGTCACTATGCATCCGAgtgtagattcttgaagaaggTTGAAGAGAAAGCTAACTTTGTAGAAGAAAAAGGTGGAGAAGAAGAAACTTTGCTACTCGCATGTTAA